In the genome of Candidatus Neomarinimicrobiota bacterium, the window ACGCAGAAACTTCGATTACTCCAAAGGCGTTCAGCAAATAATGTTAAGCGGTTCCGTTGGTTCGGGTAAGTCGTTGTTAATGGCTCATGTGTTGACAACTCATGCAATAGATAATCCCCACACAGTGGTAGGGCTAGGGCGGCTCACAATGCCCGATTTAAAAGATACTATTTTAAAGAACATTGATCCCGGGTTAAAGGTGCAGGTTATTCCAAATGGAATAGATCCCGAGATTATTATTCCCAAAGAAAAAGAAAAAACAATTATAGCCTATAAAGCAGTTTTTGATTATAAAAAAATAGATGAAGGATTGTGCAATTTTATACTAATTAATTTGGCACCAGACGAATATACAGATCCGGAAAAGATTGCAAAAGAATTAGCAAAAATTCCGCAGATTGAAAGCGTTGACATTTGCACTGGTGATTGGGAATTAGTAATAAAGCTAAGAGTAAAAGACCAAGATGAATATTATGGCTTAGTAAAAACAGTATTATCAAGA includes:
- a CDS encoding Lrp/AsnC family transcriptional regulator, producing the protein MLDGNIAVEVNPGAGEIPLLTEYDPHDVGFHYPVIEDIRRNFDYSKGVQQIMLSGSVGSGKSLLMAHVLTTHAIDNPHTVVGLGRLTMPDLKDTILKNIDPGLKVQVIPNGIDPEIIIPKEKEKTIIAYKAVFDYKKIDEGLCNFILINLAPDEYTDPEKIAKELAKIPQIESVDICTGDWELVIKLRVKDQDEYYGLVKTVLSRKGINKIKSLSSLKQLKTEFVETN